One region of Culex pipiens pallens isolate TS chromosome 2, TS_CPP_V2, whole genome shotgun sequence genomic DNA includes:
- the LOC128092838 gene encoding uncharacterized protein LOC128092838, protein MSEPVQIFQSEKLKLSVSKFGQLPSESPECLHVQKFTWETSNRLTFEVITLDAAIVGLRVPDRDFEAEEVILASGSLKEYLHYDGQKLTSAIQSVPLKRRSAWSQRLWSPYVNGSDLIMTNVVVEECRNLMIRVKFSVAHNNVIRMNYEVVSDRVLQLDTGHRMVLNLGGKMAAHFGTYDHVVQINGDRFYRVRKGHLRDNVEKDVAEDLADLRVAQHVGMAIYKSEQDGFNGVYKLMGSDQDQEFNLRLIQARRGRVLEVYSNFRWLHFSTLDELPNPMGLIAPFYASLGVKHVGQIFDLEGLVNSVVRFIEGDDEEPVESVVSVPRSDTVNESEVRVMIDDLLLKDIEEKIQALKDAKILTPREAREIIEDLLLLSLERMSKSSVDSRSIDEESIRAFIEELVMQNLDRISDEERIRELIEELVLKTVSRTSLSSMSSSTDERLSRSTVVEEVLRRSGEGSTEIEEQSEEPLHEFQKHSGILLQLSGQPLLKKCRRKSVFTMPNHDRQLVYKHSVLLKFGLCRAPSTGDQSNTSI, encoded by the coding sequence ATGTCTGAACCAGTGCAGATTTTCCAGTCGGAAAAGCTAAAATTATCCGTTTCAAAATTTGGTCAACTTCCGTCGGAATCCCCGGAATGTCTACACGTCCAGAAGTTTACCTGGGAGACGTCGAACCGGCTGACATTCGAAGTGATCACGCTGGATGCGGCCATCGTTGGTCTACGCGTTCCCGATCGCGACTTTGAAGCCGAAGAGGTGATCCTCGCCAGTGGTAGCTTGAAGGAGTACCTGCACTACGATGGCCAGAAGCTGACTTCAGCGATTCAATCGGTTCCGCTGAAGCGACGCAGCGCTTGGTCCCAACGCCTTTGGTCACCGTACGTCAACGGGTCGGATCTGATAATGACCAACGTGGTCGTGGAGGAGTGTCGCAATCTGATGATCCGGGTCAAGTTCAGCGTTGCGCACAACAACGTGATTCGGATGAACTACGAGGTCGTGAGCGATCGTGTGCTGCAGCTGGACACGGGTCACCGGATGGTCCTGAACTTGGGCGGGAAGATGGCGGCCCACTTTGGGACGTACGATCACGTGGTGCAGATCAACGGGGATCGGTTCTATCGGGTTAGGAAGGGTCATTTGAGGGACAACGTGGAGAAGGATGTTGCGGAGGATTTGGCTGATTTGAGGGTAGCACAGCACGTTGGTATGGCGATCTACAAATCGGAGCAGGATGGATTCAATGGAGTCTACAAGCTGATGGGATCGGATCAGGATCAGGAGTTCAACCTGCGATTGATCCAGGCGAGACGTGGACGAGTGCTGGAGGTGTACTCAAACTTCCGTTGGTTACACTTCTCGACGTTGGATGAGCTGCCGAATCCGATGGGGTTGATCGCACCGTTTTACGCAAGCTTGGGAGTTAAGCACGTCGGGCAGATCTTCGACTTGGAAGGTTTGGTGAACTCAGTGGTGCGATTCATCGAAGGAGACGACGAAGAACCGGTGGAAAGTGTAGTTTCTGTTCCACGTTCGGATACGGTCAACGAGTCGGAGGTTCGAGTGATGATCGACGACCTGCTGCTGAAAGATATCGAGGAGAAGATTCAGGCGCTGAAAGATGCCAAAATCCTGACTCCCAGAGAAGCTCGTGAGATTATCGAGGATCTGCTGCTACTGAGTCTGGAAAGAATGAGTAAATCAAGCGTGGACTCGCGTTCGATCGACGAAGAAAGCATTCGGGCGTTCATTGAAGAGTTGGTGATGCAAAATCTGGACAGGATCAGCGACGAGGAACGGATTCGGGAGCTGATTGAAGAGTTGGTGCTGAAGACGGTGTCCAGAACCAGCTTGAGCAGCATGAGCAGCAGCACGGATGAGCGACTGTCGCGTAGTACGGTCGTGGAGGAGGTGCTTCGACGTTCCGGAGAAGGATCAACCGAGATCGAAGAACAAAGTGAGGAACCGCTGCACGAGTTCCAGAAGCATTCCGGTATTTTGTTGCAACTTTCGGGACAACCGCTGCTGAAAAAGTGCAGACGAAAAAGTGTTTTCACGATGCCCAACCATGACCGGCAGCTAGTTTACAAGCACAGCGTTTTGCTGAAATTTGGACTGTGCCGAGCTCCCTCAACTGGTGATCAGTCCAACACATCGatatga